GCCCGACAAGCATTTGCTATGCTGAAGCTAGTTTGGAAATCAACAGCATTTACAGAAAACACCAAAATTCGAATTTTTAACACTAATGTTAAATCAGTCCTTTTTTATGGTGCAGAGACCTGGAGACTTACAGCAGGGATACAACATCAAATCCAGGTTTTTATCAACAAATGCCTGcgccaaatttgtaaattttggtgGCCAGAAACCATTAGTAACAAATGCTTATGGGAAAGAACCAACCAGGAACCAGCAACTAAACAACTAAAGAGGAGAACTTGGCAATGGATTGGGCATACTTTGAGGAAACCTGTAGGTACCATCAATAGACAGGCATTAGAATGGAATCCCCAAGGACATCGGAGACCGGGAAGACCATTTCACAGCTGGAGAAGATCAAGGCACAAAGAACTGGAGGAAATTGGATATACCTGGACTGAATCAAAAAGGATAGCCCAAAATAGAGTAAGATGGAAATGTTAAAGCGACTGTAGCAGACTATGTTCCACAAGGAGCGAAGAGGATTAAGTCAAAAGTCAAGTAAGTCAAGAGGGGCGCTGTCTTCTGTGTCTATAACATCTTCTTCGGAGGCTATTTCCCAGCGTAAAAAGTTCAAGTAACATCAAACTTTGCATGATTTTTTgacagttcaaacagggtcagctAACTATGAttaaacgatgcatttgtttcttCTTCTGTAACgtttaacaaactataacaaacggcacacaacgttcaccaaactttggttagaaagaaatgcactcttgatctcttgatagatatatgtaaagttgtaaacagtttcagaaaagataTCATTCCAGGGGATGGAAATTTTACTATTAGGTTAAAAATTTTGgcaaatatgtgacatctttgtactctttttgcaatattttttagcATATTCATTCAGGTTGTTGCCATAcagcaaaaagaaaataaatatcttttaccATTCTACTATTGaatatcaaatctatgaaaaataagGATTACATACTTATGCACATACATGACACAAACTAcgctttatttgtaaaaaaaaaagcaaggaaaaggggatggtaaagtttatgtatattgctatctaacataaGTACTAAACAAGTGACAAATCTCTTTTTGTGGTGTCATTTCCAAACAAAGAGCAATAAAACTACCATTACATATCAGTGTCCACTATGAGGAAGTTTTTATTCCTCTTTGTTGAGGTAGTGCAAGTCTCTCATACTGCCCTCACAGTGGTCGTCGTGTCAGCCGCTGCCTCGCCTAGATTTCTCGGCGCCCTTTGCTATCTACACCTTCTTGTTCGTCTTCTATGCACTCTTcaagctccgtcacagctattaaggttcatcataaccgtttggctaaaatggccgtattaaCACCCTAAATTTTAATCTGAGtgcagactaacctatacacctgcaacagttttaagggatggcaggaactagatatataaattttaaatgcattttatgtttcagaaaattacaaacttttctagattttgctatccattttttttttcgttcctgcagaaggtgcaaaaattaactaagtagtgaaaacgattgagaagctcccctcatataatcaatgttgtgagtagtattgatttaaatggacaatagatggacaacagacacctgtaaacaataggtgatttaacaggtttaaactgtgtaactgagtgggccgtatcaaatgaaactcaggtgtttgtttattttgctatcttctgcagactggaaaaatggacatcaaaatccaggtaagtttttaattttctgaaacgtagacttcatataacttttatatatctagttcctgccatgccttaaaactttcctggatgtaccagtttgtctgtactcatagtaatttttgaggtgtaaacacggccatatttttcaattccttatgaacCTGTCTCTCTTAGCTCTTACTCCTTTG
The window above is part of the Mytilus edulis chromosome 6, xbMytEdul2.2, whole genome shotgun sequence genome. Proteins encoded here:
- the LOC139526184 gene encoding uncharacterized protein, whose translation is MDRTGGTDADTRTRISKARQAFAMLKLVWKSTAFTENTKIRIFNTNVKSVLFYGAETWRLTAGIQHQIQVFINKCLRQICKFWWPETISNKCLWERTNQEPATKQLKRRTWQWIGHTLRKPVGTINRQALEWNPQGHRRPGRPFHSWRRSRHKELEEIGYTWTESKRIAQNRVRWKC